The Winogradskyella schleiferi genome contains the following window.
GCACCAATCATCGCTCGCAAAATTCCAATTGATTATGTGTTTTGGATTTGTGTAGAAATCCCAAACCTGCTGTAAATCTGCGTTAATCATTGCTTCTATATTTACTTTTTTTGACATGCTTATTTTATTTAGAGTAAGATTTTTGCCCCATTAAACTCTATTTTAAAATTTTGAATTCTAAGAGCTAATTTGATTTTTATTAATGTTCTAAATTATAATATTTCTGAGAATAATTCTAAGGACGGAAAATAAATATTTGAATGAAACTTGGAAAATAGAGTAGTCTGTAGGATTGTTTTGAATCTTTCAACACTCCGTTTTGACAATAGTTTCAACAAAAAAACGCTCAAGCTAGCTTATCATAATTTATTATATATAAACGAAACTTTAAAGGATTGTTGTGGATCCCTTAAAGCTCCGCTTTGAAAATCAAAAAGCTGCACTTACAAATTCAAGCGAGCTTGATTTGACGTACAGCTTTTTGATTTATTCGTGACCGCGAAGGGATTCGAACCCCCAACCCTCAGAGCCGAAATCTGATATTCTATCCAGTTGAACTACGCAGCCATAGTTCCTGCGTAAGCAGGAATCTTAATTATATTTAATTTATGACAATTTAGCTTTAACAATATTAGAAATTGTTTTTCCATCTGCTTGACCTGCTAATTTTTTACTCACAATACCCATAACCTTTCCCATGTCCTTCATACCCTCAGCTCTAACTGCAGCGATAACTTTCATGACTTCGACGGAAATCTTTTCCTCAGACAATTGCTCAGGTAAAAACTGACTGATAACTTCTGCTTGTGCCAATTCTGGCTCAGCCAAATCGTTTCGGTTTTGTTCCGAAAAAATAGCAGCACTATCCTTACGTTGTTTTACCAACTTGGATAATATTTTTATTTCTTCATCTTCGGACAAACCCTCTTGTGTACCTGAGGTTTGCGCTAATAAAATTTCTGATTTTACAGCTCTTAAAGCCGCTAAGGCTGTTTGGTCTTTGTCTTTCATTGCTGCTTTCATAGCAGTCATTATTTCGACTTGTAAGCTCATAATTTGATTCTATTTATGAAGTGCGAAGATAGTGAAAAGTTTCGCTCTCGACACATAAGATTTGTACCATTTATCATTTGAAATTACAACAAAAATAAGACCCTTATATACAAAAACCCAAAAAGCTGGGAAACTTTTTGGGCTCGACATTAGTGTTTAAACACAATAGTTAAACTTGCTATTAATCTACATTATCGTGTAAAAAAGAATTATTACTTCTTAACTGAATGTCGTCATTTTCATCTGTTCCGACAGACATTCTAGAAGCTTTGGTTTCAGAAGAATGCTGCGCATCTTCCAGGTTAACACCTTGTCTTTTGTAAGCAGGTACTTTTTCGATTTCGTTTACTTTGGCATCATTGAATTTATAATTGAAATCTTTCATTTTTCTTCTGCGCTCATCGGCACGAGCGATAAGCATCTCAGAGATTGGACTGTTCATTGGGTCAATCTCTTCAGGAGCTTCAACAGTTTCGTCTGTAGGAATCGTTTTCTTTTCAAAAACAATTTC
Protein-coding sequences here:
- a CDS encoding GatB/YqeY domain-containing protein — protein: MSLQVEIMTAMKAAMKDKDQTALAALRAVKSEILLAQTSGTQEGLSEDEEIKILSKLVKQRKDSAAIFSEQNRNDLAEPELAQAEVISQFLPEQLSEEKISVEVMKVIAAVRAEGMKDMGKVMGIVSKKLAGQADGKTISNIVKAKLS